Genomic window (Penaeus vannamei isolate JL-2024 chromosome 7, ASM4276789v1, whole genome shotgun sequence):
CCCCTCGTTTACGCATCAACAAGCGTATCCTTGCTCTCTGCATGGGCAACCATGAGCTGTACATGCGTCGCCGCAAGCCAGACACCATTGAGGTCCAGCAAATGAAGGCACAAGCTCGTGAGGAGAAGTTAGCAAAGCAGCAAGAAAGGTTAGTTGTCAGAAGGGCTTGCATTCAGCTGTGCAAGTTTATCTttcaaaagaaatacataaaggtTTTCTGTACTTTGAAAGATAAATTATAGTTTTATCCAAGTTTTGTAGGTTTGTATCATCAATATGGTTTGATTAACACAGAAGTTCAGGTTTCaattcattattactttcttgACATCAGAGAAAAGCTGGCTAGAGAAATTGCTCTTcgtgaggaggcagagaagaagcagaaagaatatgaagaacgCCTGAAATCAAtgcaagaggagatggagaggaggcagaaggagttGGTGGAAGCACAGGAAACCATCCGACGACTGGAAGAACAGCTGAGACAATTGCAGGCAGCCAAGGAAGAGCTTGAGAACAAGCAGCAGGAACTCCACGATATGATGGTCCGTCTCGAACAGGCAAAGGAAATGGAAGCGGAAGAGAAGCTCAAACTGGAGGAAGAGATCCGCACCAAACAGGAGGAAGTAAGCAGGATCCAGGAAGAAGTCAACTTGAAGGACGAAGAGACCAAAAAGCTTCAGGTAGGAAGGAAAGATGTCTCTTTTTGCtgctttatttatatttctcacATGTTGCTTCTTCACACTTTGATTCTGAGATATAGGACAGACTGACAGCTAATATAGctcttatttctgtcttttaCCTCAATAtttgtaaataagaaaaaaatctaaagaggaataaaatatatatttggacATATCATTGAAGAGTTATAATGACTGGGGATAGATTGATTAATTCAGTAATTgtaatttatattattagttaAGCGATAATCAGAGTGAAATGATGAAACAGAATTTAGACAAGGAAATATTGAATAATGATATTCTATAAGGATATACTtcaacatttgtttgtttgtcagggaTTTTGTGTACATGTGCTGGTTTTCATGTTCCTGTGTTATAGTCATTGTATGGATGCAAGAATATCATGAGGAATAACTATCATTCCATAATATTTAATGGTATGAACtaaaagaggaacaaagaaacaGTATGCCATTTCAAAGAGAAAATTGACCATGAACTGGATTTTTTTTACGATAAGATGCTGAAACTGCGGCTTTCTGAGGGACAACCAAGGGTAGGCGTGGGTGGTAAGGTAACCAGTGTGATGTTTGCAGAGGTCGTTTTTGATAGATCTGTGACCtttaaaaaagatacatatttttttttttataaacagacTTGGGTAGGAAATAAAATGCCACTATTGCCGTAAAGCATTGTGGTGCATATCTGTTATTCTgcatggaattattattattattttctccacAAACCCAACCTATCCTTCTGTTAACATGTGTGTCCCTCTGATTGGTTACGTGTGATTATTTTTTCCCACCCATGTTTCAGTATTTTtgtaatacacaaaaaaaattaacCCTTGTGTTTTGTGGTATTTTGCCCATTTGTAATAGCTGtcagatttttatatatttcagagATTATTGGTTCATTGATGCCATTATCAGAACTTGAGGCAAACATACTCTTGTATTATTCTCCATCATAGGATAAAACATGTAGATGGATGTAGGGGGGTTTACCACATAAAGGGAATTGTTTCCTGAGAACTGGGCATGATAACTCACTCGTGAACACAGCATGTTTCTCAAACTGAATAATATCTattggactatatatatatggcatggaCAGTATGTTTATACAATTATGGACTATGTTGCCATAGGAAAAAAGCTTATGCTTAAGATCAGGTACAGTTTACTGGGAAATTGTGTTCGtgtcatttttctgttttatattgtatttaacttttattgtttgttttttatgtgtgaggAAAGAAACTCAAATAAAAGGGAACTGATAGGAACAACCTTAGAGATCCAGCTTAAACAGTAATCAATTGTTCTCTTGTTTAAAAGACTTAATTTAATATTGTTACCTGCCTCCTCTTCTCAAGGCATAGCAATTAGCAGAAAAATAAGCTTGCAGTGCTTTTAAATTGCAAAATCATAAAGCTCTCCAAGTTATGATATGTGAATGTTAATTCCTAGAACTTGAATCTTGAGTATGAACTTAATGAAATGAGCATGCACTTCATACGATTATTCAGGTTCTCTTGAGGAAATTAGGTCATTCTTTCATAAGTGGACTACAGaggaagtttttctttttttgtttggagtatttttatttatgaacATTTACACtttttaatattgataaaagaggaagaaaattttTGGGATACAGAAGTAGGAGAGAGTTTAAATAGGTTGCAGTTTTTAGTTGGAtgtttaaaaataagaaaaaaaaacttatgggaatatataaagaaaaattctCCCATTTGCACTGACTAATCCATTGTATATGTCTTCTTTATGAAATACAGCAAGAGGTTGAGGAAGCTCGCATGAAACAAGAGGAAGCCACTGCTGCTCTCTTGGCTGCTTCTTCTACCCCTCAGCACCACCACGTAGCTGAGCAGGAAGACACTGAGGAGAATGATGACATCCCTAATGGAGACATCTCCAAGGACCTCTACATTGGAGACGAGCCCATTGAAGATccagtggaggaaaggaggactcTTGCTGAGCGCAATGAGCGACTTCAGAACCAGCTTAAGGTATTGTGGAAGCATTATGAAATTGTGTATATTTCATGTTATTGGCTCAGTGAATGTGCCATacatttattttgattatatagAGGTTGAAAGGAGGTATGTATTAGttacagataaaaatagaaagctttgattattattaatcattaataatttccattttttgCAGGCTCTCAAGCATGACCTTGAGTCCACACGAGATACTGAAAAGGAAACCACCATGGACAAAATTCACAAGGAGAATGTGCGACAGGGCAGAGACAAGTACAAGACGCTGAGGGAAATCCGCAAGGGCAACACCAAGCGACGAGTAGATCAGTTTGAAAACTTGTAAACAATCTGTCCAAGGACCAACACATCTTCACACTCTTGCTTTCCTATAGAGATTTACTCCCacatttcctttcatatttttttcttcttttatacatagGCTTATGTCATACATTTCTATTGCTTTGCTACACAAATTTGACAAACTTCTGAGATGCAAAAACTTtactgattttattgttattaaatattattattattattgttattaatattataatcacaattattattattttttattattattacaatcatctttattattatttctattattattactttagaaGCCTGTGAAATATGTGAATTCAGTTTTTGATGAGTTCACATTCTATTTCCATTTACTACATAAAATAGTATTGTCTTTGGAGAAATAAATAGGTAACTGTGCCCTACatgatctttatatataataatggaaatttgtatgtatgtaatataggTGAAATGAGTGATGTACTCTTGTCCTTGTTAAAATTGGaccacatcaaaaaaaaaaagaaaaaaaaaagaaaaaaagtagtcaTATCATAATCTAAATGAATGCATTTCTCATGTCTCAAGCATGGGAGAAAACATTAAGACAACACTTCCTTACTTAGTGTGAACAATGTGATATGGACCATTTCAGATGGTGCTGGACCATGCAAGTaacttaccctccctcccaccctccctccctcctttccctctcccctttctgccCCCTTGAATTTTCATTTCTCAATTTATTTGGTAACTTTCATTCCCAGTAACTTGACACTTGAAAGGTTCAAGGAGCTGAATATTTTTTAAgatctaataatatatataaaaaaatgagaaaccaGAAACAGCACAATGTTATCATTGTACTGAATTACCTTATGCCCGAAGCTGTATGTCTCTTGCAGTtcatatagaagaagaaacaaagctaGAGGTAGAGAGTTAGATTTTTACACAATGAACGCTCTGGGTAATAAAGTTAGGCCAAGCATtgttatgaatgtaaatatatgttggTTGATGGGTAGTCTATTTTGAATATTGACATTTGTATTTGTAACACCTAAGTATAGGCTCCTGTTTAGTGTTGTTCAGGTGGATGCAACGAGAGATCTGATAGCTTAGAtctgatagttattattatcatatttagggGTGAATATGAAACATAGAAGATATTTCCTCCTGAAATGATTTATTCggcaatgttttgttttttgttttttttgttttaccgTTTGTTTTTGAAAAATGTTTTTTGTTCATCATACAATATTCAGAATAGGAACCCTCTGTT
Coding sequences:
- the Moe gene encoding moesin/ezrin/radixin homolog 1 isoform X1 yields the protein MPKPVNVRVTTMDAELEFAIQPNTTGKQLFDQVVKTIGLREIWFFGLQYVDSKGYTTWLKLNKRVLSQDVKKETPLQFKFRAKFYPEDVAEEIIQDITLRLFYLQVKNAILSDDIYCPPETSVLLASYAVQAKYGDHGSDLHKPGFLANDRLLPQRVMDQHKLTREEWEERIITWYHEHKGMLREDAMMEYLKLAQDLEMYGVNYFDIKNKKGTELWLGVDALGLNIYEKDDKLTPKIGFPWSEIRNISFNDRKFVIKPIDKKAPDFVFFAPRLRINKRILALCMGNHELYMRRRKPDTIEVQQMKAQAREEKLAKQQEREKLAREIALREEAEKKQKEYEERLKSMQEEMERRQKELVEAQETIRRLEEQLRQLQAAKEELENKQQELHDMMVRLEQAKEMEAEEKLKLEEEIRTKQEEVSRIQEEVNLKDEETKKLQMLKLRLSEGQPRVGVGGKQEVEEARMKQEEATAALLAASSTPQHHHVAEQEDTEENDDIPNGDISKDLYIGDEPIEDPVEERRTLAERNERLQNQLKALKHDLESTRDTEKETTMDKIHKENVRQGRDKYKTLREIRKGNTKRRVDQFENL
- the Moe gene encoding moesin/ezrin/radixin homolog 1 isoform X3, yielding MPKPVNVRVTTMDAELEFAIQPNTTGKQLFDQVVKTIGLREIWFFGLQYVDSKGYTTWLKLNKRVLSQDVKKETPLQFKFRAKFYPEDVAEEIIQDITLRLFYLQVKNAILSDDIYCPPETSVLLASYAVQAKYGDHGSDLHKPGFLANDRLLPQRVMDQHKLTREEWEERIITWYHEHKGMLREDAMMEYLKLAQDLEMYGVNYFDIKNKKGTELWLGVDALGLNIYEKDDKLTPKIGFPWSEIRNISFNDRKFVIKPIDKKAPDFVFFAPRLRINKRILALCMGNHELYMRRRKPDTIEVQQMKAQAREEKLAKQQEREKLAREIALREEAEKKQKEYEERLKSMQEEMERRQKELVEAQETIRRLEEQLRQLQAAKEELENKQQELHDMMVRLEQAKEMEAEEKLKLEEEIRTKQEEVSRIQEEVNLKDEETKKLQQEVEEARMKQEEATAALLAASSTPQHHHVAEQEDTEENDDIPNGDISKDLYIGDEPIEDPVEERRTLAERNERLQNQLKALKHDLESTRDTEKETTMDKIHKENVRQGRDKYKTLREIRKGNTKRRVDQFENL
- the Moe gene encoding moesin/ezrin/radixin homolog 1 isoform X4; the protein is MVQLVNVRVTTMDAELEFAIQPNTTGKQLFDQVVKTIGLREIWFFGLQYVDSKGYTTWLKLNKRVLSQDVKKETPLQFKFRAKFYPEDVAEEIIQDITLRLFYLQVKNAILSDDIYCPPETSVLLASYAVQAKYGDHGSDLHKPGFLANDRLLPQRVMDQHKLTREEWEERIITWYHEHKGMLREDAMMEYLKLAQDLEMYGVNYFDIKNKKGTELWLGVDALGLNIYEKDDKLTPKIGFPWSEIRNISFNDRKFVIKPIDKKAPDFVFFAPRLRINKRILALCMGNHELYMRRRKPDTIEVQQMKAQAREEKLAKQQEREKLAREIALREEAEKKQKEYEERLKSMQEEMERRQKELVEAQETIRRLEEQLRQLQAAKEELENKQQELHDMMVRLEQAKEMEAEEKLKLEEEIRTKQEEVSRIQEEVNLKDEETKKLQQEVEEARMKQEEATAALLAASSTPQHHHVAEQEDTEENDDIPNGDISKDLYIGDEPIEDPVEERRTLAERNERLQNQLKALKHDLESTRDTEKETTMDKIHKENVRQGRDKYKTLREIRKGNTKRRVDQFENL
- the Moe gene encoding moesin/ezrin/radixin homolog 1 isoform X2, whose protein sequence is MVQLVNVRVTTMDAELEFAIQPNTTGKQLFDQVVKTIGLREIWFFGLQYVDSKGYTTWLKLNKRVLSQDVKKETPLQFKFRAKFYPEDVAEEIIQDITLRLFYLQVKNAILSDDIYCPPETSVLLASYAVQAKYGDHGSDLHKPGFLANDRLLPQRVMDQHKLTREEWEERIITWYHEHKGMLREDAMMEYLKLAQDLEMYGVNYFDIKNKKGTELWLGVDALGLNIYEKDDKLTPKIGFPWSEIRNISFNDRKFVIKPIDKKAPDFVFFAPRLRINKRILALCMGNHELYMRRRKPDTIEVQQMKAQAREEKLAKQQEREKLAREIALREEAEKKQKEYEERLKSMQEEMERRQKELVEAQETIRRLEEQLRQLQAAKEELENKQQELHDMMVRLEQAKEMEAEEKLKLEEEIRTKQEEVSRIQEEVNLKDEETKKLQMLKLRLSEGQPRVGVGGKQEVEEARMKQEEATAALLAASSTPQHHHVAEQEDTEENDDIPNGDISKDLYIGDEPIEDPVEERRTLAERNERLQNQLKALKHDLESTRDTEKETTMDKIHKENVRQGRDKYKTLREIRKGNTKRRVDQFENL